One window from the genome of Myripristis murdjan chromosome 6, fMyrMur1.1, whole genome shotgun sequence encodes:
- the LOC115361294 gene encoding protein FAM180A-like codes for MLPGRVVVFGLLYCFINTVATQRLNKVLFPTALRIKRGTATLVNPTFHKSLDDVNLLFEILLSGLHFGDSQQVTVKDAELASLRKTKSLEVICTDIMPRKLPEIRRLTSDLSSYTGHLHQDDFERTLLTMVFTAQHMVNSTTDHQRDIWAESFVSLYKAIKKDLTGKH; via the exons ATGCTGCCCGGCAGGGTGGTTGTCTTCGGTCTGCTCTACTGCTTCATCAACACAGTCGCCACACAACGTCTGAACAAAG tCCTGTTCCCAACTGCGCTCAGAATCAAGAGAGGGACAGCAACACTGGTGAACCCCACTTTCCACAAGTCCTTAGACGATGTTAATCTACTTTTCgag ATACTTCTGTCAGGCCTACATtttggagacagccagcaggtCACAGTGAAAGATGCTGAGCTCGCCTCCCTCCGAAAGACAAAAAGCCTGGAGGTCATCTGTACGGATATCATGCCCAGAAAGCTGCCTGAAATACGcaggctgacctctgacctttcaagTTACACCGGCCACCTACATCAGGATGATTTTGAGCGTACTCTGTTGACCATGGTGTTCACCGCCCAGCATATGGTCAACTCCACCACTGACCACCAAAGAGATATTTGGGCAGAGTCCTTTGTTAGCTTGTATAAGGCCATAAAGAAGGATCTGACTGGAAAACATTGA
- the slc23a4 gene encoding xan_ur_permease domain-containing protein, translating to MTPEKESNGLDSYSFSLESHFCDLPQKKDGDGLDMSAEEDKNKLAYCVTDVPPWYLCIILGIQHCLTAFGGIIAIPLILSQGLCLQHDGPTQSHLISTIFFVSGLCTLLQVTFGIRLPILQGGTFTLLAPSMALLSMPEWTCPAWTQNASLVNTSSPAFVEVWQSRMRALQGSIMVGSLFQVLVGFSGLIGLFMRFIGPLTIAPTISLIGLSLFDSAGTSAGNHWGISAMTTVLIILFSQYLRHIAVPFPTYNKDKKLHTSRIYIFQILPVLLGITLSWLICYILTKYNVLPSDPDQYGYLARTDLKGDVVGQSPWFRFPYPGQWGLPTVSLAGVVGILAGVISSMIESVGDYHACARLSGAPPPPKHAINRGIGIEGLGCLLAGAWGTGNGTTSYSENVGALGITKVGSRMVIVASGVLLMVMGVFGKVGAIFTTIPTPVVGGMLMVMFGVISAAGVSNLQYADMNSSRNIFIFGFSMFSGLVFPNWIFKNPKAIATGVVELDQVLQVLLTTSMFVGGFFGFILDNTIPGSKHERGILAWNKAHQNDSSNTLESGQVYNLPFRMSSLLSSSSWVRYIPFCPPGKPRSQNGCDHVSHVKTCQESSLQPPANPETFTDYC from the exons CTTGAAAGCCACTTCTGTGATCTGCCCCAGAAGAAAGATGGAGACGGACTGGACATGTCAGCGGAGGAGGACAAGAACAAGTTAGCGTACTGTGTAACAGATGTACCTCCCTGGTACCTGTGCATCATCCTGGGCATTCAG CATTGTTTGACAGCATTTGGGGGGATCATTGCCATTCCCCTAATCCTGTCCCAGGGCCTGTGTCTGCAGCATGACGGCCCCACGCAGAGTCACCTCATCAGCACCATCTTCTTTGTCTCCGGCCTCTGCACCCTGCTGCAAGTCACCTTTGGTATCAG ATTGCCAATCCTCCAAGGCGGTACATTCACACTGCTAGCCCCCTCCATGGCACTGCTGTCCATGCCAGAGTGGACGTGTCCAGCCTGGACCCAAAACGCCAGCCTGGTCAACACCAGCTCCCCGGCCTTCGTGGAGGTGTGGCAGAGCCGAATGAGAGCA CTGCAGGGGTCCATCATGGTGGGCTCTCTCTTCCAAGTCCTTGTGGGTTTCTCGGGCCTCATAGGCCTCTTCATGCGCTTCATTGGACCTCTCACCATCGCACCCACCATCTCTCTCATCGGACTGTCTCTGTTTGACTCCGCTGGCACCAGCGCTGGCAATCACTGGGGTATCTCTGCCAT GACGACAGTGCTGATCATCCTGTTCTCCCAGTACCTCCGCCACATTGCGGTGCCGTTCCCCACatacaacaaagacaaaaaactgCACACCTCCCGGATCTACATCTTCCAGATTCTCCCT GTTCTGCTTGGTATCACTTTGTCATGGCTCATCTGCTATATACTGACAAAGTACAATGTCCTTCCCTCTGACCCAGACCAGTATGGCTACCTGGCCCGCACTGATCTAAAGGGGGACGTCGTTGGCCAATCTCCCTGGTTCAGGTTCCCTTACCCAG GTCAGTGGGGACTGCCAACCGTGAGCCTGGCGGGAGTGGTCGGCATTTTGGCCGGTGTGATTTCCTCCATGATAGAGTCTGTGGGAGATTACCATGCTTGCGCGAGGTTATCtggggctcctcctcctccaaaacATGCCATCAACAGGGGTATTGGCATTGAGGGGCTGGGCTGTCTGCTGGCTGGGGCCTGGGGCACCGGAAACGGCACCACATCGTACAGCGAAAATGTGGGAGCGCTTGGTATCACAAAG GTCGGCAGTCGCATGGTTATAGTAGCCAGCGGCGTCTTGCTGATGGTCATGGGTGTGTTTGGTAAAGTAGGTGCTATCTTTACCACCATCCCAACACCCGTGGTCGGAGGGATGCTGATGGTCatgtttggggtcatttctgCAGCTGGAGTTTCAAATCTGCAG tatGCGGACATGAATTCATCTCGAAACATCTTCATCTTTGGCTTCTCAATGTTCTCCGGTCTGGTTTTCCCAAACTGGATATTCAAGAATCCCAAAGCCATAGCGACAG GTGTGGTGGAGCTCGACCAGGTGCTGCAGGTACTTCTGACCACCAGCATGTTTGTAGGCGGTTTCTTTGGCTTCATACTGGACAACACCATTCCAG GGTCCAAACATGAGCGAGGCATCCTGGCCTGGAACAAGGCTCACCAGAACGACTCCAGCAACACGCTGGAGAGCGGACAAGTCTACAACCTCCCCTTCCGTATGAGCTCCTtgttatcctcctcctcctgggtCCGCTACATCCCTTTCTGCCCCCCCGGCAAGCCTCGCTCCCAGAACGGATGTGACCATGTTTCCCATGTGAAAACCTGCCAGGAGTCCTCACTGCAGCCGCCCGCGAATCCAGAGACCTTCACAGATTATTGTTAG